One region of Pogona vitticeps strain Pit_001003342236 chromosome 1, PviZW2.1, whole genome shotgun sequence genomic DNA includes:
- the CHRNA2 gene encoding neuronal acetylcholine receptor subunit alpha-2 yields the protein MMTTNVWLKQEWNDYKLQWNPLDFDNVTSIRVPSEMIWIPDIVLYNNADGEFAVTHMTKAHLFSNGSIKWVPPAIYKSSCSIDVTFFPFDQQNCKMKFGSWTYDKAKIDLESLERHVDLKDYWESGEWAIINAVGTYNTKKYDCCTEIYPDITYSFIIRRLPLFYTINLIIPCLLISCLTVLVFYLPSDCGEKITLCISVLLSLTVFLLLITEIIPSTSLVIPLIGEYLLFTMIFVTLSIVITVFVLNVHHRSPSTHKMPQWVRTVFLDFIPRWLFMKRPLLLPPGLKVGSEDVMGHYEVPLANLSTSRCWLETDVDDPWEEEDDGPEERRHAGHLPLPGVCHHHALQYHYSCVPGQRGRRFVELIQPPATQTGNPTSSEKDLPLSPSIMRALEGVRYIANHLRAEDADFSVKEDWKYVAMVIDRIFLWMFVIVCLLGTIGLFLPPFLAGMI from the exons ATGATGACCACAAATGTTTGGTTAAAGCAA GAGTGGAACGATTACAAGCTGCAGTGGAACCCTTTGGATTTCGACAACGTCACTTCGATCCGGGTGCCTTCCGAAATGATCTGGATCCCGGACATCGTGCTCTATAATAA TGCTGACGGGGAGTTCGCCGTGACGCACATGACGAAGGCCCACCTCTTCTCCAACGGCAGCATCAAGTGGGTCCCGCCGGCTATCTACAAGAGCTCCTGCAGCATCGACGTCACCTTCTTCCCCTTCGACCAGCAGAACTGCAAGATGAAGTTCGGTTCCTGGACCTACGACAAAGCCAAGATTGACCTGGAGAGCTTGGAGCGCCACGTGGACCTCAAGGACTACTGGGAAAGCGGGGAGTGGGCCATCATCAACGCGGTGGGCACCTACAACACCAAGAAGTACGACTGCTGCACGGAGATCTACCCGGACATCACCTACAGCTTCATTATCCGCCGCCTGCCGCTCTTCTACACCATCAACCTCATCATCCCTTGCCTCCTCATTTCGTGCCTGACGGTGCTGGTGTTCTACCTGCCCTCTGACTGCGGCGAGAAAATCACGCTGTGCATCTCCGTCCTCCTCTCCCTCACCGTCTTCCTCCTACTGATCACGGAGATCATCCCGTCCACCTCACTCGTCATCCCACTCATCGGCGAATATCTGCTCTTCACCATGATCTTTGTCACCCTCTCCATCGTCATCACCGTCTTCGTCCTGAACGTCCACCACCGCTCGCCCAGCACCCACAAAATGCCGCAGTGGGTCCGCACGGTCTTCCTGGATTTTATCCCTCGCTGGCTATTCATGAAACGGCCCCTTTTGTTGCCCCCAGGATTGAAGGTGGGCAGCGAGGACGTGATGGGGCACTACGAGGTGCCTCTGGCGAATCTTAGTACCTCGCGGTGTTGGCTGGAGACGGACGTTGATGACCCGTGGGAGGAAGAAGACGACGGCCCCGAGGAGAGGAGGCATGCCGGCCACTTGCCTCTCCCTGGGGTCTGTCACCACCACGCCCTCCAGTACCACTACAGTTGTGTCCCTGGGCAACGGGGCAGGCGCTTCGTGGAGCTGATTCAGCCCCCGGCCACCCAAACTGGGAATCCTACATCTTCTGAGAAGGACCTGCCGCTGTCCCCGAGCATCATGAGAGCCCTGGAGGGTGTGCGGTACATCGCAAACCACCTGCGGGCCGAGGACGCCGATTTCTCG GTGAAAGAAGACTGGAAGTACGTTGCCATGGTGATCGACCGCATCTTCCTCTGGATGTTTGTCATCGTCTGCCTACTGGGGACAATTggtcttttcctccctccttttctggcGGGCATGATCTAG